The following coding sequences are from one Cytophagia bacterium CHB2 window:
- the mgrA gene encoding L-glyceraldehyde 3-phosphate reductase, producing the protein MSYSPSETRYDNMRYNRCGRSGLKLPAISLGLWHNFGGVDVFENGRAMVRRAFDLGITHFDLANNYGPPYGSAEETFGKILQKDFANYRDELIISSKAGWDMWPGPYGNFGSRKYLIASLDQSLKRMGLDYVDIFYHHRPDPETPLEETIGALDHLVRSGKALYVGISQYDAKLTQQAATILRRLGTPCLIHQPVYNMFNRWVEEGLLQVLQEEGIGCIAFSPLAQGLLTERYLQGIPADSRALKPKAYLRQDDVTAEKVEKVRKLQTIAQQRGQSMAQMAIAWVLRHPAMTSALIGASRVSQIEEIVAAQTNLNFSLEELTAIDDVLKKITN; encoded by the coding sequence CTGAGTTACTCGCCATCTGAAACCCGCTACGATAACATGCGCTACAACCGTTGCGGACGCAGCGGTTTGAAATTGCCGGCAATTTCGCTCGGCCTCTGGCACAACTTCGGCGGCGTAGATGTTTTTGAAAATGGCCGCGCGATGGTTCGGCGCGCGTTCGATCTCGGCATCACGCATTTCGATCTGGCGAACAATTACGGTCCGCCCTACGGCTCTGCCGAGGAAACCTTCGGCAAAATTCTGCAAAAAGATTTTGCCAATTATCGCGATGAATTGATCATTTCTTCTAAAGCTGGTTGGGACATGTGGCCGGGGCCCTACGGCAATTTCGGCTCGCGCAAATATCTCATTGCGAGCCTGGATCAGAGTCTCAAACGCATGGGCCTGGATTACGTTGATATCTTTTATCATCATCGGCCCGATCCTGAAACGCCGCTGGAAGAAACCATTGGCGCGCTCGATCACCTCGTGCGCAGCGGCAAGGCATTGTATGTGGGCATTTCGCAATATGACGCCAAATTGACCCAGCAAGCCGCAACCATTCTGCGCCGCCTCGGCACGCCCTGCTTGATTCATCAACCGGTTTATAACATGTTCAATCGCTGGGTTGAAGAGGGTTTGCTGCAGGTACTGCAAGAAGAAGGCATCGGCTGCATTGCATTCTCGCCGCTGGCCCAGGGCCTGCTTACTGAGAGATATTTGCAAGGCATACCCGCTGACTCGCGCGCGCTTAAACCAAAAGCCTATCTGCGGCAGGACGATGTTACCGCAGAAAAAGTGGAGAAAGTTCGCAAGCTGCAAACCATCGCGCAGCAACGCGGCCAATCCATGGCGCAAATGGCCATTGCCTGGGTGCTGCGGCATCCGGCCATGACTTCGGCGTTGATTGGCGCGAGCCGCGTGAGCCAGATCGAGGAGATCGTTGCGGCACAAACCAATTTGAACTTTTCTTTGGAGGAATTAACGGCAATTGATGACGTTCTGAAAAAAATCACCAACTGA
- a CDS encoding Gfo/Idh/MocA family oxidoreductase: MDGNHRLISRREFLETTAKATAAASLLGAAALRSAQPNKQRVALVGTGIRGSNMWGKELLAEVGDRVELVGLCDINRKRVEVCKSHIGLALPTFTRLDEMLEQTRPEILIVCTKDSTHHEQIIRGLEFGCNIITEKPMTTDEKKCRAILEAEKKTGRKITVTFNYRYMPTALKVKELLLANAIGMITSIDFHWYLDVYHGADYFRRWHAYKENSGTLFVHKATHHFDMINWFLEADPVQVSAFGALRKYGRNGAFRHRHCRGCLFKDKCEFYWDITQRAELVKLYVDCESEDGYLRDACVFREDIDIYDTMVANVSYSNGAMMSYSLNAFMPYEGYHLAFNGTHGRLEVRNYERQPWQVAKPSEIRLSKNFGGTELIESTQAEGGHGDADPMLQKMLFNPEMPDPYKQRADSRAGAMSILTGIAAVKSVARRKPVKISELIKL; this comes from the coding sequence ATGGACGGAAACCATAGACTAATTTCGCGCCGTGAATTTTTGGAGACGACGGCAAAGGCGACGGCCGCTGCTTCGTTGCTGGGCGCGGCTGCCCTCAGAAGCGCGCAGCCGAACAAGCAGCGCGTGGCGCTGGTTGGCACCGGCATTCGCGGCTCGAATATGTGGGGCAAAGAGTTGCTCGCCGAGGTCGGCGACCGCGTCGAACTCGTGGGACTCTGCGATATCAACCGCAAACGGGTTGAAGTATGTAAAAGCCATATCGGCCTTGCGCTGCCCACCTTCACCAGGCTCGACGAAATGCTCGAGCAAACCCGCCCGGAAATTCTGATTGTCTGCACCAAAGACTCCACCCATCACGAACAAATCATACGCGGTCTCGAATTCGGTTGCAACATCATTACTGAAAAGCCGATGACAACCGATGAGAAAAAATGCCGGGCAATTCTCGAGGCTGAGAAAAAGACCGGCCGCAAGATTACCGTGACTTTCAATTATCGCTACATGCCGACCGCGCTAAAGGTCAAGGAGCTGCTTCTGGCCAACGCGATCGGCATGATCACTTCGATTGATTTTCATTGGTATCTTGACGTTTATCACGGCGCAGATTATTTTCGCCGCTGGCATGCCTACAAAGAAAACTCCGGCACGCTGTTCGTGCACAAGGCCACGCACCATTTCGACATGATCAACTGGTTTCTCGAAGCGGATCCGGTACAGGTGAGCGCGTTCGGGGCTTTGCGCAAATACGGCCGCAACGGCGCGTTTCGCCACCGCCATTGCCGCGGCTGTTTGTTCAAAGATAAGTGTGAGTTCTATTGGGACATCACGCAAAGGGCGGAGTTGGTCAAGCTCTATGTTGATTGTGAGTCGGAAGACGGCTATTTGCGCGATGCGTGTGTGTTTCGCGAGGATATCGATATTTACGACACCATGGTTGCCAACGTGTCGTACAGCAACGGCGCGATGATGAGTTATTCGCTCAATGCGTTTATGCCGTATGAGGGCTATCACCTGGCTTTCAACGGCACGCACGGACGTTTGGAAGTGCGGAATTATGAACGCCAGCCGTGGCAGGTTGCCAAGCCCAGCGAGATTCGGTTATCCAAAAATTTTGGCGGCACGGAGTTGATCGAATCGACTCAAGCAGAGGGCGGGCATGGCGACGCCGACCCCATGTTGCAGAAGATGCTTTTCAATCCGGAAATGCCTGATCCGTACAAACAGCGCGCCGATTCACGCGCCGGCGCCATGTCGATTCTTACCGGCATTGCTGCGGTGAAAAGCGTGGCACGCCGCAAGCCGGTGAAGATCTCGGAGTTGATCAAATTATAA
- a CDS encoding glycosyl hydrolase family 26 — MPVTPNASPEAVNLLQFIYGISGQYTLSGQHCVPLVGSNRLVGVHRVTSQYPAVFGQDFGFDAPGSWDGINFRQQIVDEAIRRHSEGFIITLMWHAVRPMDDEPVTFRESIQGKLTEEEWQELITPGTMLNERWKSQVDVIAWHLKQLRNANVPVLWRPYHEMNGGWFWWGKKAGENGYKRLYRMLFDRLVNFHGLNNLIWVFNTNEVKFTVDPHATYFPGHDVVDIFATDVYSQGYDSLNYTQLLGLAGDKPIALGEVGQAPTVELLKKQPRWTWFMSWYDPEGAWAEREPYLALYKSEATLTLEELPWVKLVSPKMHYPILK; from the coding sequence ATGCCGGTTACGCCGAACGCTTCACCCGAGGCGGTGAATCTCCTGCAATTCATTTATGGCATCTCCGGTCAATACACCCTCAGCGGCCAGCATTGCGTGCCGTTGGTCGGTTCCAATCGCCTGGTCGGCGTGCATCGCGTCACCTCGCAATATCCCGCTGTCTTTGGCCAGGATTTTGGATTCGATGCGCCCGGCAGTTGGGACGGCATCAATTTTCGCCAGCAGATCGTGGATGAGGCCATTCGGCGGCATTCCGAAGGCTTCATCATCACACTCATGTGGCATGCCGTGCGGCCGATGGACGATGAGCCGGTTACGTTTCGCGAATCCATTCAGGGCAAACTCACCGAGGAAGAATGGCAGGAGCTGATTACCCCGGGAACGATGCTCAACGAACGCTGGAAATCGCAGGTGGATGTGATTGCCTGGCATCTCAAACAATTGCGCAACGCCAACGTGCCGGTGTTGTGGCGGCCCTATCACGAAATGAACGGCGGATGGTTTTGGTGGGGCAAGAAAGCCGGCGAAAACGGCTACAAAAGACTCTACCGCATGCTGTTCGATCGGTTGGTGAATTTTCATGGACTGAACAATCTCATCTGGGTTTTCAATACGAACGAAGTAAAGTTTACCGTCGATCCTCACGCGACCTACTTTCCCGGCCATGACGTCGTCGATATTTTCGCGACGGATGTTTATTCGCAAGGCTATGATTCGCTCAATTATACGCAGCTTCTCGGGCTGGCGGGCGACAAACCCATTGCCCTGGGCGAAGTGGGGCAAGCCCCGACCGTCGAGCTTCTCAAAAAACAGCCGCGCTGGACGTGGTTTATGAGTTGGTACGATCCCGAAGGCGCTTGGGCTGAGCGTGAACCGTATCTTGCCCTTTACAAAAGTGAAGCTACCCTGACGCTGGAGGAATTGCCCTGGGTGAAGCTCGTATCGCCGAAGATGCATTATCCGATACTAAAATAA
- a CDS encoding Gfo/Idh/MocA family oxidoreductase produces the protein MSDQETTPQSGVMSRRQFLGTATAAAAFTIVPRRVLGGPGFVPPSDKINLAVIGVGGQGTFDMTRFMELPEVQVVAVADPVQEMDYSKFYFGGMKGREPARQLVNETYAKQAGNGAYSGCNAYVDFYDMLEKEAGIDAVCVSTTDSLHAFAAMAAMKKKKHVYCQKPLTHDVWEARQLTLAAREHKVMTQMGNQGHAGEGNRLMVEWIEDGAIGDVTEVHCWTDRPAGYWPQGVRRPEETPSLPPTIDWDRWLGPAPWRYFHPIYLPFNWRGWWDYGTGALGDMGCHILDTPVWALQLGHPTAVQASSSPFTDDSGPIASMVTFEFPARGKMPPVKLMWHEGGLTPPRPIELEAGRRMGDGSGTLFIGTKGMIMCNTYGEQPRLIPETSMKAYKQPPKRLKRVANGLSGIYADFINAIKTGEPACSNFDISGPLSEITLMGNLAVRVNAAFQDKGLRGQRLLWDGEKMEVTNMPEANKFVKREYREGWSL, from the coding sequence ATGAGTGATCAAGAAACGACTCCACAAAGCGGCGTTATGTCGCGCCGGCAATTTTTGGGCACGGCAACCGCAGCGGCGGCATTCACCATTGTGCCGCGGCGTGTGCTCGGCGGCCCTGGTTTTGTGCCGCCTAGTGACAAAATCAATCTCGCTGTGATCGGCGTTGGCGGCCAAGGCACGTTTGACATGACGCGCTTTATGGAATTGCCCGAAGTGCAAGTGGTCGCCGTGGCAGACCCCGTGCAAGAAATGGATTACAGTAAATTTTATTTTGGCGGCATGAAAGGGCGTGAGCCGGCCAGGCAATTGGTGAATGAAACCTATGCCAAACAAGCCGGCAACGGCGCCTACAGCGGTTGCAATGCCTATGTTGATTTTTATGATATGCTCGAAAAAGAAGCCGGCATCGACGCGGTTTGTGTCTCGACCACGGATAGTTTGCATGCGTTTGCCGCAATGGCCGCGATGAAAAAGAAAAAACATGTTTATTGCCAGAAGCCCTTGACGCACGACGTGTGGGAAGCGCGCCAACTCACGCTGGCCGCGCGCGAGCACAAAGTCATGACGCAAATGGGCAACCAGGGCCACGCCGGTGAAGGCAATCGCCTGATGGTGGAATGGATCGAAGACGGCGCAATCGGTGATGTGACCGAAGTGCATTGCTGGACGGATCGGCCCGCAGGTTACTGGCCGCAAGGGGTGCGGCGCCCGGAAGAAACGCCCTCGTTGCCGCCCACGATTGATTGGGATCGCTGGCTGGGTCCCGCGCCGTGGCGTTATTTCCATCCGATTTATTTGCCGTTCAATTGGCGCGGCTGGTGGGATTACGGCACCGGCGCGCTGGGCGATATGGGTTGTCACATTCTCGATACGCCGGTGTGGGCGCTGCAACTCGGCCACCCCACCGCGGTGCAAGCCAGCTCCTCGCCGTTTACCGATGATAGCGGCCCCATTGCTTCCATGGTCACGTTCGAGTTTCCGGCGCGCGGGAAAATGCCGCCGGTGAAATTGATGTGGCATGAAGGCGGACTCACGCCGCCGCGTCCCATTGAATTGGAAGCAGGCCGGCGCATGGGCGATGGCAGCGGCACGCTGTTCATCGGCACAAAGGGCATGATTATGTGCAACACCTATGGCGAGCAACCACGCCTCATTCCCGAAACCAGCATGAAAGCCTACAAGCAACCCCCGAAGCGCCTCAAGCGCGTCGCCAATGGCCTCTCCGGAATTTATGCTGACTTCATCAACGCGATTAAAACCGGCGAGCCCGCATGCTCGAATTTTGACATTTCCGGCCCGTTGAGCGAAATCACTTTGATGGGCAATCTCGCGGTGCGCGTGAATGCTGCCTTCCAGGACAAAGGTCTGCGCGGCCAGCGCCTGCTGTGGGATGGCGAAAAAATGGAAGTCACCAACATGCCCGAGGCGAACAAATTCGTCAAGCGCGAATATCGCGAAGGGTGGAGTTTGTAA